TTGGTGGCTGTTGGAAAACATGGTCGATTCTGAGGATTGTAACAGCTGTCTCGGTAGCGGATTTCAGGCATTGAATCTTAACTATTGCTGGTTCGGTAATACTCGATTTGATAACCTCTCCTGTATAGCCATCTATACTACATAGCATGTTTGCGGCAATGCCGCTTCTTAGTTTACCTTTTACGTTAGCAGGGTCTCCCCCAGTGTTTCTCACCAGCCATAGTGGCAGCTCCTCAAGGGCGTCTGCAAAGACTTGGACAGTTTGCTGAATCTTTGAAGGATAGCTCAGCGCCAGTTTCCTCAACATATGGGCTATTTTGTATTCTATAAAGCCTCCACCAGCCACAACAGCGCCATTTTTTAACAGAGACTGGAGAAGCTTTAAACAATTGATGATCGCTCTTTTCACTTCGTCGACGACGAAGTCCCCAGTTCCTCTGACTAGTATGCTTTTAAAGTGAGGGTTGCGGCAGTTTTTGAAGAAAAGCCATTCATCATGGGCTGCCACTATCCTCTGGTCAATGCGGCCACAATAGCCGAGGGATTGGCTATTCAAGTCCCAAGGCCTCATTACGAGTTCCCCTCCGACTGCCATTCTCAACCGTTTCATGTCCTCAAGCGCTACGTTTCGCACAGCGAGAATTCCGCAATTTGCAAGAGGTCGTCTAAGCTCCTCCGCTATGTCGCCGCCACATAAAACAACGTTTACACCGATCCTAAGAAGTGGGTCAAGAAAATCACGTAGGTATGACAACCGCTCGCTGTAAAAGTCTTTTATTTTATTCGGAGTTGAGAGGACAACTTTCGTAAACATGTCAGGTCTTTTGATTCCCAGTTTCTCCTGGATGAAGGCAATCTTTGCATCTGTTATGGTTTTAGGCATCAAACGGTCCACTCCTTTCTTATGAAGTATCACACCATCAACAAGTTCAGAATCTTCTACAGATGCGCCTCTTCTTCCATCAACCTTTATCATGTCCAAATCGAATTTTGTATAACCGTTGACAGATTCCGAAACTCCTATCAAGGCACTAACAACTATCGGTGCCAGATGCTCTGCCCATGATAGTGGTAGTTTTGTTGCCAGATGATTTTTTGCAATTTTTTTCAAAGTGCTATAGTCATGGAAATCGATGTGGGAAGATTCTATATCGATTATTTTGAGAGCCTCTTTTAGAGCAAGCTGGTATCCAGTAGCGGTCAACGCTGGATGGATACCATTATTCGCTAACCGCCAACCTCTTTCCACAAGTAAGGCGGCCAAGACAACCGTGGTGATGAAACCATCGCCCCCTTCTTTTCTACAGGTTGTACCAGCCTCCATAAGCAGCTTAGCCACGGGATGGACGAAAGCAACCTCCGAGGATATAATTTCAGCATCCCGCGTTACCTTAAAGTCTCCGTTATCCATAAGCAAAAGCTTAGCCATACCGGCTGGTCCGAATGATGAGGAGAACAGATCCGCCACAAGCTTGGCAGCCGTAATATTTTCTTTCA
The sequence above is drawn from the Candidatus Caldarchaeum subterraneum genome and encodes:
- a CDS encoding thermosome alpha subunit; its protein translation is MRITTGYEVLKENITAAKLVADLFSSSFGPAGMAKLLLMDNGDFKVTRDAEIISSEVAFVHPVAKLLMEAGTTCRKEGGDGFITTVVLAALLVERGWRLANNGIHPALTATGYQLALKEALKIIDIESSHIDFHDYSTLKKIAKNHLATKLPLSWAEHLAPIVVSALIGVSESVNGYTKFDLDMIKVDGRRGASVEDSELVDGVILHKKGVDRLMPKTITDAKIAFIQEKLGIKRPDMFTKVVLSTPNKIKDFYSERLSYLRDFLDPLLRIGVNVVLCGGDIAEELRRPLANCGILAVRNVALEDMKRLRMAVGGELVMRPWDLNSQSLGYCGRIDQRIVAAHDEWLFFKNCRNPHFKSILVRGTGDFVVDEVKRAIINCLKLLQSLLKNGAVVAGGGFIEYKIAHMLRKLALSYPSKIQQTVQVFADALEELPLWLVRNTGGDPANVKGKLRSGIAANMLCSIDGYTGEVIKSSITEPAIVKIQCLKSATETAVTILRIDHVFQQPPKPQEKKSPIPLPVRMVRGWK